In the Paramisgurnus dabryanus chromosome 5, PD_genome_1.1, whole genome shotgun sequence genome, one interval contains:
- the ankdd1b gene encoding uncharacterized protein ankdd1b: protein MEKKTHALRDYLMKNPVLKRENLNPKKLLKSDYINDTDFTQQQQDTSEAGGYDSNEMLLETEKDFINAAKRNDVKGMKLFGRGINVNAINVHGRTALHYAVAFKNVEAVDMLLRSRAKLDLPDKHGLTAVHLAAWFGSLQILMLLVQGGADQSIENTDGMNMMHCAALNNHTDIVEYIVNDLQMGILDKEDKDGNRPFALAAAHGCVSMLQMLMEDPYNMATMEENKDGDTPLHLAARNGQQEALQLLLDSFNIRNEVNQAGQTALYLAADNAHEDCVQTLLEAGCDPNICTLTRSSPLHPICERGHFPIVKLLIEGGTQLNAQNQHLETPFHLAVKNCHVAVIHTLLEAGCDPNIKDHMGQTALHIVAEMGKVDVVEMILKAGVDLGIQDRQGKTALGVAARGNMVMFVDMIIKAERYFRWKQQLQMTSTDALESLHSESPLTFKLDHSSDTKQVRAILWDFAYKHFKRNDWKKLAKVWEFTEDQVAAIEEQWTGPNSFQEHGNRMFLIWLHGIIITGSCPVKSLYEGLLSAGYAKIADQIRMERSSIDTRKCTVS from the exons ATGGAGAAGAAAACGCATGCCTTGAGAGACTATCTAATGAAGAACCCTGTTTTAAAGAGGGAGAACCTTAATCctaaaaaattgttaaaatcgGACTACATCAATGATACTGATTTTACACAACAACAACAGGACACAAGTGAAGCTGGCGGTTATGATAGTAATGAGATGT TACTGGAGACGGAAAAAGATTTTATTAATGCAGCAAAGAGAAACGATGTGAAGGGCATGAAGCTTTTCGGGAGAGGCATTAATGTCAATGCCATCAATGTG CACGGCCGAACTGCTCTCCATTATGCTGTTGCCTTCAAGAACGTTGAAGCTGTCGACATGCTCCTTCGAAGTAGAGCCAAACTAGACCTTCCAGATAAG CACGGACTAACTGCTGTTCATTTAGCAGCATGGTTTGGAAGCTTGCAGATCCTAATGTTACTCGTGCAAGGTGGAGCTGACCAAAGCATTGAAAACACA GATGGAATGAACATGATGCACTGTGCTGCTTTGAACAATCACACTGATATCGTGGAATACATTGTTAATGACCTGCAAATGGGAATACTTGACAAAGAAGACAAA GATGGTAATAGGCCTTTCGCCCTGGCTGCAGCACACGGTTGTGTGAGTATGCTACAGATGCTAATGGAGGATCCTTACAACATGGCCACCATGGAAGAAAATAAG GATGGGGACACACCTCTACACCTGGCAGCCAGGAACGGTCAACAGGAGGCACTGCAACTACTTCTAGACAGCTTTAACATTCGCAATGAGGTCAACCag GCTGGTCAAACCGCTCTGTATCTGGCTGCAGACAATGCTCATGAAGACTGCGTACAAACCCTGCTAGAAGCTGGTTGTGATCCAAACATCTGCACTCTA ACAAGGAGCAGCCCTCTGCATCCCATCTGCGAAAGGGGGCACTTTCCAATTGTAAAACTCCTTATCGAGGGTGGAACCCAATTAAATGCTCAGAACCAG CATTTGGAGACTCCATTCCATCTTGCAGTAAAGAACTGTCATGTTGCAGTAATCCACACCTTGTTAGAAGCTGGCTGTGATCCAAATATCAAAGATCAT ATGGGGCAGACTGCACTGCATATTGTTGCTGAGATGGGGAAGGTGGACGTGGTTGAGATGATTCTGAAAGCCGGAGTTGATCTGGGAATCCAGGACCGG CAAGGTAAAACCGCCCTTGGAGTGGCTGCAAGGGGGAATATGGTGATGTTTGTGGACATGATCATTAAAGCTGAGAGATATTTCAGATGGAAACAACAATTGCAGATG ACAAGTACAGATGCTCTCGAGAGCCTTCACAGTGAATCACCATTGACGTTTAAATTAGATCACTCCTCGGACACAAAGCAGGTTCGTGCTATTCTGTGGGACTTTGCATACAAACATTTCAAGCGAAACGACTGGAAGAAGTTGGCAAAGGTCTGGGAGTTCACAGAAGACCAAGTGGCTGCCATAGAGGAGCAGTGGACAG GTCCTAATAGTTTCCAAGAGCATGGAAACAGAATGTTTTTGATCTGGCTTCATGGGATCATAATTACAGGAAGCTGCCCAGTCAAAAGTCTGTATGAAGGATTGCTTTCTGCTGGATATGCAAAGATTGCTG ACCAAATAAGAATGGAAAGATCAAGCATTGACACACGGAAGTGCACGGTTTCATGA
- the polk gene encoding DNA polymerase kappa isoform X2, producing MEQQSAGSSGSGGRLLSSIALNDNKAGMEGLDRDKINKIIMEASKGSRFYENELKKDRQVNQRIEKMMEQKAKITKEQMKQAQAEVDKLKSELERVRELGRVIVHVDMDAFYAAVEMRDCPELKDKPMAVGSMSMLSTSNYHARRFGVRAAMPGFIAKKLCPNLIIMPTNFDKYRAVSAQVREIFSDYDPHFMPVSLDEAYLDITEHLEQRKHWPESMRTHYMGDAKKENNPDVSAVESEKDGLSPVLFEDSPSSSPFLTEANGKAVVFGTSAEEAVREMRFRIEHKTSLTASAGIAPNMMLAKVCSDKNKPNGQYRIPPEREVVMDFIKDLPVRKVSGVGKVTEKMLAALGVVSCTQLGQEMALLSLLFSETSWHHFLHISMGLGSTYIERDSERKSMSTERTFGEMSDAEEQYSLCRELCHDLAQDLQKEGLKGKTVTLKLKNVKFEVKTRAFTLQYAVCTEDEIFAAAKDLLKVEIDGVSPQPLRLRLMGIRVSSFITIEDKKPLQRSIMGFLQKGGPDPSGSTQCPESVLESKVCSDAKSSGSHLKPHYKEINVPSVPEQILKSKGHQQQSFFQKAQSNRLQQQDRTANNTADTAAAAVTQADLSVTSTQLDTISQHANSGRHTTEYKNKQETLQTVFNNTSTMQCLPCPVCNREMKAVNLVDFNRHIDECLNGSAMENKPTDMDEDRDKCSEEQGKQKEPFSKLPVSKSCSRTLLQSSNKEPSCNSKGEKPSFISVPIVDNDESSDFKKPFFRPRTNVNDKHSGFSNKETRVCESTSENCHESHIAEAVTALSADSKGPSLTCPVCNQPQSTDDLTLFNRHVDMCLNQEVLLEFKGSHSSLDQADTSAHRSVGDQLQDHGKSSKVREKSKRQGSSALPPAKKTKLLNTKHTIDKFFKGNI from the exons ATGGAGCAGCAGTCTGCTGGGAGCAGTGGATCTGGGGGTCGTCTTCTCTCCAGCATCGCTCTCAACGATAACAAGGCTGGTATGGAGGGATTGGACAGAGATAAGATCAACAAGATCATTATGGAGGCTTCAAAG gGATCAAGATTTTATGAGAATGAGCTTAAGAAAGACCGTCAGGTGAATCAGCGCATTGAAAAGATGATGGAGCAAAAAGCCAAAATCACCAAAGAACAGATGAAGCAAGCACAAGCAGAG GTAGACAAGCTGAAATCTGAACTGGAGAGGGTTCGAGAACTGGGCCGTGTGATAGTTCATGTAGACATGGATGCTTTCTATGCTGCTGTAGAAATGAGGGACTGCCCAGAGCTAAAAGACAAACCAATGGCGGTGGGATCCATGAGTATGCTG TCTACCTCCAATTACCACGCTAGGAGATTTGGTGTCCGTGCTGCCATGCCAGGTTTTATCGCTAAGAAACTCTGCCCAAACCTTATCATTATGCCCACCAACTTTGACAAATACAGAGCAGTGAGTGCACAG GTACGGGAGATATTTTCTGACTACGATCCTCATTTTATGCCTGTGAGTCTGGATGAGGCTTACTTGGACATTACTGAACACCTGGAGCAGCGCAAGCACTGGCCTGAGTCCATGAGAACACATTACATGGGTGATGCCAAGAAAG AAAATAATCCAGACGTATCTGCAGTTGAGTCCGAGAAAGATGGACTGTCCCCAGTGCTGTTTGAAGACAGTCCAAGCTCCTCCCCTTTTCTGACTGAGGCTAATGGGAAAGCAGTGGTGTTTGGGACGAGTGCAGAGGAGGCTGTGAGGGAGATGCGCTTTCGTATCGAGCACAAAACATCTTTAACAGCTAGTGCGG GCATTGCCCCAAACATGATGCTGGCAAAGGTGTGCAGTGACAAGAACAAGCCGAATGGCCAGTACAGAATTCCTCCTGAGAGAGAAGTTGTGATGGATTTTATAAAAGATCTTCCTGTCAGAAAG GTATCTGGTGTTGGTAAGGTTACAGAGAAGATGCTGGCTGCTTTAGGTGTTGTCAGCTGTACCCAACTTGGCCAGGAGATGGCGCTATTATCCTTGCTTTTTTCAGAAACTTCGTGGCATCATTTTCTTCACATATCTATGGGTTTAGGCTCCACGTATATTGAGAG GGATTCTGAAAGAAAAAGTATGAGTACTGAGAG GACGTTTGGGGAGATGAGTGATGCAGAGGAGCAATATTCTCTTTGCAGGGAACTCTGTCATGATCTAGCCCAGGACTTACAGAAGGAGGGTCTTAAG GGAAAAACTGTTACTTTAAAGTTGAAGAATGTCAAATTTGAAGTGAAGACCAGAGCATTCACATTGCAATATGCTGTCTGCACTGAGGATGAAATCTTTGCTGCTGCTAAAGATCTCCTCAAAGTTGAGATTGACGGTGTCAGCCCACAGCCACTGAGGCTGAGACTCATGG GCATTCGTGTGTCCAGCTTTATTACTATTGAAGATAAAAAGCCTCTTCAGAGGAGTATAATGGGATTCCTGCAAAAAGGTGGACCTGATCCAAGTGGCTCCACACAGTGTCCCGAATCTGTGCTTGAATCTAAAGTATGCAGTGATGCCAAGTCCAGTGGAAGTCATCTAAAGCCGCATTATAAAGAGATAAATGTACCTTCTGTCCCTGAACAAATACTTAAATCCAAAGGACATCAGCAGCAATCGTTTTTTCAAAAAGCACAGTCAAATAGACTTCAGCAGCAGGATCGAACAGCAAACAATACTGCAGACACAGCTGCTGCTGCTGTAACACAGGCAGATCTTTCAGTAACAAGCACACAATTAGACACAATATCACAACATGCAAACTCAGGGAGACACACAACAGAATATAAAAACAAGCAAGAAACATTGCAGACAGTATTTAATAACACCTCAACAATGCAGTGTCTCCCCTGCCCTGTGTGCAACAGGGAGATGAAGGCTGTAAACCTCGTAGACTTTAACCGCCATATTGATGAATGCCTCAATGGAAGTGCAATGGAAAATAAACCAACAGACATGGATGAAGATCGAGATAAATGCAGTGAAGAACAAGGCAAACAGAAGGAGCCCTTTAGCAAGCTACCTGTATCAAAATCATGCAGTAGGACTTTGTTACAATCATCAAATAAGGAACCATCCTGTAATAGTAAAGGAGAAAAGCCATCTTTTATCTCTGTACCAATAGTGGACAACGATGAAAGCTCTGATTTCAAGAAGCCGTTTTTTAGGCCCAGGACAAATGTAAATGATAAACATTCAGGTTTTTCTAATAAAGAGACGCGTGTTTGTGAATCTACTTCTGAAAACTGTCACGAATCACACATTGCTGAGGCCGTCACTGCGTTGTCAGCTGACTCGAAAGGCCCGTCTTTGACATGTCCTGTGTGCAATCAACCACAGAGCACTGATGACCTCACTCTATTTAACCGGCATGTGGATATGTGTCTCAACCAGGAAGTGTTGCTGGAATTTAAAGGATCTCATTCATCTTTGGATCAGGCAGATACATCAGCACACAGGAGCGTAGGAG ACCAACTGCAAGACCATGGAAAATCTTCCAAAGTTAGGGAAAAAAGCAAAAG ACAAGGATCATCTGCACTTCCTCCAGCTAAGAAAACTAAACTGCTGAACACAAAACACACCATTGACAAGTTCTTCAAAGGCAACATCTGA
- the polk gene encoding DNA polymerase kappa isoform X1, with protein sequence MEQQSAGSSGSGGRLLSSIALNDNKAGMEGLDRDKINKIIMEASKGSRFYENELKKDRQVNQRIEKMMEQKAKITKEQMKQAQAEVDKLKSELERVRELGRVIVHVDMDAFYAAVEMRDCPELKDKPMAVGSMSMLVRIYGKSLTMCLLSPQCNVIKTNYYCQSTSNYHARRFGVRAAMPGFIAKKLCPNLIIMPTNFDKYRAVSAQVREIFSDYDPHFMPVSLDEAYLDITEHLEQRKHWPESMRTHYMGDAKKENNPDVSAVESEKDGLSPVLFEDSPSSSPFLTEANGKAVVFGTSAEEAVREMRFRIEHKTSLTASAGIAPNMMLAKVCSDKNKPNGQYRIPPEREVVMDFIKDLPVRKVSGVGKVTEKMLAALGVVSCTQLGQEMALLSLLFSETSWHHFLHISMGLGSTYIERDSERKSMSTERTFGEMSDAEEQYSLCRELCHDLAQDLQKEGLKGKTVTLKLKNVKFEVKTRAFTLQYAVCTEDEIFAAAKDLLKVEIDGVSPQPLRLRLMGIRVSSFITIEDKKPLQRSIMGFLQKGGPDPSGSTQCPESVLESKVCSDAKSSGSHLKPHYKEINVPSVPEQILKSKGHQQQSFFQKAQSNRLQQQDRTANNTADTAAAAVTQADLSVTSTQLDTISQHANSGRHTTEYKNKQETLQTVFNNTSTMQCLPCPVCNREMKAVNLVDFNRHIDECLNGSAMENKPTDMDEDRDKCSEEQGKQKEPFSKLPVSKSCSRTLLQSSNKEPSCNSKGEKPSFISVPIVDNDESSDFKKPFFRPRTNVNDKHSGFSNKETRVCESTSENCHESHIAEAVTALSADSKGPSLTCPVCNQPQSTDDLTLFNRHVDMCLNQEVLLEFKGSHSSLDQADTSAHRSVGDQLQDHGKSSKVREKSKRQGSSALPPAKKTKLLNTKHTIDKFFKGNI encoded by the exons ATGGAGCAGCAGTCTGCTGGGAGCAGTGGATCTGGGGGTCGTCTTCTCTCCAGCATCGCTCTCAACGATAACAAGGCTGGTATGGAGGGATTGGACAGAGATAAGATCAACAAGATCATTATGGAGGCTTCAAAG gGATCAAGATTTTATGAGAATGAGCTTAAGAAAGACCGTCAGGTGAATCAGCGCATTGAAAAGATGATGGAGCAAAAAGCCAAAATCACCAAAGAACAGATGAAGCAAGCACAAGCAGAG GTAGACAAGCTGAAATCTGAACTGGAGAGGGTTCGAGAACTGGGCCGTGTGATAGTTCATGTAGACATGGATGCTTTCTATGCTGCTGTAGAAATGAGGGACTGCCCAGAGCTAAAAGACAAACCAATGGCGGTGGGATCCATGAGTATGCTGGTGAGAATCTATGGTAAATCTCTTACAATGTGTTTATTATCTCCACAGTGTAATgttattaaaacaaattattattgtCAGTCTACCTCCAATTACCACGCTAGGAGATTTGGTGTCCGTGCTGCCATGCCAGGTTTTATCGCTAAGAAACTCTGCCCAAACCTTATCATTATGCCCACCAACTTTGACAAATACAGAGCAGTGAGTGCACAG GTACGGGAGATATTTTCTGACTACGATCCTCATTTTATGCCTGTGAGTCTGGATGAGGCTTACTTGGACATTACTGAACACCTGGAGCAGCGCAAGCACTGGCCTGAGTCCATGAGAACACATTACATGGGTGATGCCAAGAAAG AAAATAATCCAGACGTATCTGCAGTTGAGTCCGAGAAAGATGGACTGTCCCCAGTGCTGTTTGAAGACAGTCCAAGCTCCTCCCCTTTTCTGACTGAGGCTAATGGGAAAGCAGTGGTGTTTGGGACGAGTGCAGAGGAGGCTGTGAGGGAGATGCGCTTTCGTATCGAGCACAAAACATCTTTAACAGCTAGTGCGG GCATTGCCCCAAACATGATGCTGGCAAAGGTGTGCAGTGACAAGAACAAGCCGAATGGCCAGTACAGAATTCCTCCTGAGAGAGAAGTTGTGATGGATTTTATAAAAGATCTTCCTGTCAGAAAG GTATCTGGTGTTGGTAAGGTTACAGAGAAGATGCTGGCTGCTTTAGGTGTTGTCAGCTGTACCCAACTTGGCCAGGAGATGGCGCTATTATCCTTGCTTTTTTCAGAAACTTCGTGGCATCATTTTCTTCACATATCTATGGGTTTAGGCTCCACGTATATTGAGAG GGATTCTGAAAGAAAAAGTATGAGTACTGAGAG GACGTTTGGGGAGATGAGTGATGCAGAGGAGCAATATTCTCTTTGCAGGGAACTCTGTCATGATCTAGCCCAGGACTTACAGAAGGAGGGTCTTAAG GGAAAAACTGTTACTTTAAAGTTGAAGAATGTCAAATTTGAAGTGAAGACCAGAGCATTCACATTGCAATATGCTGTCTGCACTGAGGATGAAATCTTTGCTGCTGCTAAAGATCTCCTCAAAGTTGAGATTGACGGTGTCAGCCCACAGCCACTGAGGCTGAGACTCATGG GCATTCGTGTGTCCAGCTTTATTACTATTGAAGATAAAAAGCCTCTTCAGAGGAGTATAATGGGATTCCTGCAAAAAGGTGGACCTGATCCAAGTGGCTCCACACAGTGTCCCGAATCTGTGCTTGAATCTAAAGTATGCAGTGATGCCAAGTCCAGTGGAAGTCATCTAAAGCCGCATTATAAAGAGATAAATGTACCTTCTGTCCCTGAACAAATACTTAAATCCAAAGGACATCAGCAGCAATCGTTTTTTCAAAAAGCACAGTCAAATAGACTTCAGCAGCAGGATCGAACAGCAAACAATACTGCAGACACAGCTGCTGCTGCTGTAACACAGGCAGATCTTTCAGTAACAAGCACACAATTAGACACAATATCACAACATGCAAACTCAGGGAGACACACAACAGAATATAAAAACAAGCAAGAAACATTGCAGACAGTATTTAATAACACCTCAACAATGCAGTGTCTCCCCTGCCCTGTGTGCAACAGGGAGATGAAGGCTGTAAACCTCGTAGACTTTAACCGCCATATTGATGAATGCCTCAATGGAAGTGCAATGGAAAATAAACCAACAGACATGGATGAAGATCGAGATAAATGCAGTGAAGAACAAGGCAAACAGAAGGAGCCCTTTAGCAAGCTACCTGTATCAAAATCATGCAGTAGGACTTTGTTACAATCATCAAATAAGGAACCATCCTGTAATAGTAAAGGAGAAAAGCCATCTTTTATCTCTGTACCAATAGTGGACAACGATGAAAGCTCTGATTTCAAGAAGCCGTTTTTTAGGCCCAGGACAAATGTAAATGATAAACATTCAGGTTTTTCTAATAAAGAGACGCGTGTTTGTGAATCTACTTCTGAAAACTGTCACGAATCACACATTGCTGAGGCCGTCACTGCGTTGTCAGCTGACTCGAAAGGCCCGTCTTTGACATGTCCTGTGTGCAATCAACCACAGAGCACTGATGACCTCACTCTATTTAACCGGCATGTGGATATGTGTCTCAACCAGGAAGTGTTGCTGGAATTTAAAGGATCTCATTCATCTTTGGATCAGGCAGATACATCAGCACACAGGAGCGTAGGAG ACCAACTGCAAGACCATGGAAAATCTTCCAAAGTTAGGGAAAAAAGCAAAAG ACAAGGATCATCTGCACTTCCTCCAGCTAAGAAAACTAAACTGCTGAACACAAAACACACCATTGACAAGTTCTTCAAAGGCAACATCTGA
- the ifngr2 gene encoding interferon gamma receptor 2 isoform X1 — protein sequence MICCIYVVAHFILMINVAGTLDVKPPPDVKIVGSQLQWKSPDDKNVLYYVQYKHNSDPADEWHNVSSYNGTSLKTFEITTEFYGAIFRVRAEKDSHTSAWQISKPVQCMNLNICIPLMTVNVKPGMTFLNMSHMDQSLKKEHGGHIAFNVSFWKVVNGRHSEVVFRVTHDKTTSFNDLESGQKYCFQVQYSLYDKPYGNTSEQQCVNIPERPEEAEKRVLLTTIISTVLVLTICGCCIFALFKNHKKFKQILKPPMSIPVHFREFLTQEFPQQPRQSPSAESLPSCDVITLIENGNIEEIGQEIRS from the exons ATGATCTGCTGCATATACGTAGTGGCGCATTTTATATTGATGATCAATGTCG CCGGGACGCTGGACGTAAAGCCGCCACCGGATGTCAAGATAGTAGGATCACAACTACAATGGAAGTCTCCCGACGACAAAAATGTCTTGTATTATGTACAGTATAAACATAACTC TGATCCAGCAGATGAATGGCACAATGTTTCAAGCTATAATGGAacatcattaaaaacatttgaaattacTACTGAATTTTATGGAGCAATATTTCGAGTGCGTGCAGAGAAAGACAGCCACACATCAGCTTGGCAGATTTCTAAACCGGTCCAGTGTATGAATC TTAATATCTGCATTCCTTTGATGACTGTGAATGTAAAACCAGGAATGACTTTCCTAAATATGTCACATATGGACCAGAGCTTGAAGAAAGAACATGGAGGTCATATTGCCTTTAATGTATCATTTTGGAAAGTAGTCAATGGACGGCACTCAGAG gtGGTGTTTAGAGTTACACATGACAAGACTACAAGCTTTAATGATCTGGAATCAGGGCAGAAGTACTGTTTCCAGGTCCAGTATTCATTGTATGATAAACCCTATGGAAATACCAGCGAACAGCAATGTGTAAACATACCAGAAAGAC CAGAGGAGGCAGAGAAGCGTGTTTTGCTCACAACCATCATAAGTACAGTATTAGTTTTGACCATTTGTGGTTGTTGCATTTTTGCACTTTTCAAGAACcacaaaaagtttaaacagatCCTTAAACCCCCTATGAGTATTCCCGTACACTTTCGAGAG TTCTTGACTCAGGAGTTTCCTCAGCAGCCACGTCAAAGTCCCAGCGCTGAAAGTTTACCGTCATGTGATGTAATCACATTAATAGAGAATGGCAATATAGAGGAGATTGGACAAGAGATAAGATCTTGA
- the ifngr2 gene encoding interferon gamma receptor 2 isoform X2, whose translation MICCIYVVAHFILMINVAGTLDVKPPPDVKIVGSQLQWKSPDDKNVLYYVQYKHNSDPADEWHNVSSYNGTSLKTFEITTEFYGAIFRVRAEKDSHTSAWQISKPVQCMNLNICIPLMTVNVKPGMTFLNMSHMDQSLKKEHGGHIAFNVSFWKVVNGRHSEVVFRVTHDKTTSFNDLESGQKYCFQVQYSLYDKPYGNTSEQQCVNIPERQEAEKRVLLTTIISTVLVLTICGCCIFALFKNHKKFKQILKPPMSIPVHFREFLTQEFPQQPRQSPSAESLPSCDVITLIENGNIEEIGQEIRS comes from the exons ATGATCTGCTGCATATACGTAGTGGCGCATTTTATATTGATGATCAATGTCG CCGGGACGCTGGACGTAAAGCCGCCACCGGATGTCAAGATAGTAGGATCACAACTACAATGGAAGTCTCCCGACGACAAAAATGTCTTGTATTATGTACAGTATAAACATAACTC TGATCCAGCAGATGAATGGCACAATGTTTCAAGCTATAATGGAacatcattaaaaacatttgaaattacTACTGAATTTTATGGAGCAATATTTCGAGTGCGTGCAGAGAAAGACAGCCACACATCAGCTTGGCAGATTTCTAAACCGGTCCAGTGTATGAATC TTAATATCTGCATTCCTTTGATGACTGTGAATGTAAAACCAGGAATGACTTTCCTAAATATGTCACATATGGACCAGAGCTTGAAGAAAGAACATGGAGGTCATATTGCCTTTAATGTATCATTTTGGAAAGTAGTCAATGGACGGCACTCAGAG gtGGTGTTTAGAGTTACACATGACAAGACTACAAGCTTTAATGATCTGGAATCAGGGCAGAAGTACTGTTTCCAGGTCCAGTATTCATTGTATGATAAACCCTATGGAAATACCAGCGAACAGCAATGTGTAAACATACCAGAAAGAC AGGAGGCAGAGAAGCGTGTTTTGCTCACAACCATCATAAGTACAGTATTAGTTTTGACCATTTGTGGTTGTTGCATTTTTGCACTTTTCAAGAACcacaaaaagtttaaacagatCCTTAAACCCCCTATGAGTATTCCCGTACACTTTCGAGAG TTCTTGACTCAGGAGTTTCCTCAGCAGCCACGTCAAAGTCCCAGCGCTGAAAGTTTACCGTCATGTGATGTAATCACATTAATAGAGAATGGCAATATAGAGGAGATTGGACAAGAGATAAGATCTTGA